In Kutzneria kofuensis, the DNA window GCGAAAGCGAGCAGAGTGCGCAACGACGACCGCTTCGACCAGACCGACCTGCGCCTGCTGCACGCGCTGGCCGAGCAGCCCCGGGCCACCGCGGTGGCGTTGGCCGAGCAGACCGGGCTGTCCCGCAACACCGTGCAGGCGCGGCTGCTCCGGCTCGAACAGCCCGGCGTGCTGGACACCTTCGAACGCCGCATTCCGCCCCGTGCCCTGGGCTATCCGCTGACGGCGTTCGTGATGATGGTCGTGACCCAGCAGCGACTCGACGAGGTCGCCGCCGCGCTGGCGGACGTGCCCGAGGTGCTGCAGGTGCACGGCATCAGCGGCCAGCCCGATCTGTTCGTGCACGTCGTCGCCCAGGACGGCGACGACCTGTACCGCATCGCCGGCCTGATGCTCGCGATTCCCGGGGTGGAGCGGACCAGCACCGCGCTGGTGATGCGGGAGCTCGTGAGCTACCGGATCAGTCCGCTGCTCGACCGGCGTTCGCGTTGACCACGGCCCAGGCGGCGTCCGGATCAAGCAGGGACTCGACCTCAACAGCGTGCCGCCGACGCGTCAGTCGGCCCGCGCCTGCCGGATTCCGTGCACCACCACGTAAACCAACGACACGGTGGTGAGCAGCTCGGCCCAGAAGAACGCGCCGTAGTCGATCAGACCGCCGATCGGCGGCGAGCCGGGCGCGGCGTTGCGGAAGCCGACCAGCGCGAACAGGGTGGCCGCCATCCAGCCCATCGCCGGCCACACCAGGCCCATCCGCTTCGACACGATGGTCAGCGCCGCGCCGAGCACCGCCAGCGCGAGCGCCCACATCGCGATCATCAGGAACCAGGCCAGCACCGACGAGCTGAACGACCGGCCGGCGACGACGTTCGCCTTCAGCAGACCGGTGCGCCACTCGGCGTCGTCCGCCTTGGCCGTGAACAGCGCGTCGTAGCCGCGGAACCGCAGCGACAGCGGCACATCCTGGTCGCCTGCCGTGACGTAGAAGCCGATCCCGGCCGCGTAGCTGTCGAACGGGTAGGAGGACACCAGGCCGTCGTCGACGCCCATCCGCACGTCCTGCAGCGAGACGCGGTCGTGTGCCTTGAACCGCAGCACCCCACTGGTCAGCGACGAGGTTTCGACTTCGATGTCCTTGGCGGGAATGTCGTCGGCGCCGTCCGCGAGGGCCCCGTGCAGCACCGGGATGATCCGCAGGTCCAGCTCCCGGGCCGTGACGTCCACCCGTTGCAGCGTCACGTCCAGCTCGACCCGGTTGCCGTCCTCGCTGCCGACGACGTAGTCGATCTTGCGACTGCCGGTGTCGATCTGGAACCCGACGATGCCGCCGGCCGCCAACACCGCGATCACCACCCCGACCGCGACGATCCGAACCTTCCTCACCCGCCGTCACGCTAGGCGAGACGGCGGGCGGCGGCACGGCGATTCACCTGTTGGTGTCGCCCAGGAACTCCGCGACGACGGCGGCGAACTCGTCCGACCGGGTCTCGTGCACGAGATGGCCGGCGTCGATCGTCACGAGCGTGGCGGCCGGCATCAACTCCGCCATGGCGGCGATCTCGTGCTGCGGGAGATGACTTCGCTCGCCGCCGGCGACGACGAGCGTCGGTGTGGTGATCCCGGCCAGCCGGCGCGGCCAGTCGGGCCCCGGGTCGTTCAGCTCGGCGATGATCCGTGGCCGCAGCTCCCAGTCGTAGTCCAACTCGCCCTCGGGCCGCGGCGGCAGCCGCAAGCCCAGCGGAACCGGCGGGGGTGCCTCCTCCAACACCATCGCGGCCACCCGCGTCGGATGCTTCTCGGCGTAACGGTAGGCGGCGACGCCGCCCATGGAATGCCCGACGAGCACGGCCCGCTCGACACCGAACGCGTCGAGCAGGCCGTGCAGGTCATCGGCGAACAGGTCGAAGGAGTAGTCGTCGGCACGCGGACTCCGGCCGTGACCACGCTGATCTGGCGCGACAACGTGCCAGCGGTCAGCGAAGCTTGCGGCGAACTCCCGCCAGGTGCTTCCGTTCGCCGACGCACCGTGCAACAGGACCATTGCCGGCGCGGCGGGCGAACCCCAGGTGCGAGTGAACAGATCCACCCGCCCTGACTATCACGGTCAGCAGTTCGGCGTGGGGGCCTTGCCGGCGAAGCGGTCGCCGAGCCAGTTCAGCGCGGCGGTGCCGTAGGTGCTGATCGCGACGATGTGGCCGGCGAGCGGAACGGGTTGCCACTGCACGGAAGCACCGAGGGCGCAGAGGCGCTCGCGGAGCTCCTGGCCGACGTGGAACGGAATCAGCTCGTCGGCCGTGCCGTGATAGAGCAGCACCGGGGCGGACGGCTTGTGCGTGCCGAGGGTGTTCTCGGCGAGCCGGGCCTGCCAGCGCGGATCCTTGATCATGCCCGGCACGGTGGTCAGGTTGTCGAGGCGGTCGAACGGGTCGGCGAGCGCGAGTTCGACGACGCAGGAGTTCTCGACCTTCTGCACGACCTCGTGGCCCTTGGCGTTGAGCACGTCCGCGAACGGCAGCTCGGGGTAAGCCGCCGCGTAGCCGACCGCGGCACCGGCGACGAGACTGAAGCCGATGTTGCCGTCGTTGTAGGCGGCGACCTCGTTCAGGTCGGCGGGGACGCCGCCCTCGGCGATGCCGACAACGTGCACGTCAGGGGCGTAGGTCGGCTGCAGTTCACCCGCGGCCGCGGCGGCCTGGCCGCCCTGCGAGTAGCCGAACACACCGACCGGTGCCGTCGGGCTGATGCCGGCACCATCGACCTTGCTCGCCGCGCGGGCGACGTCGAGCAGCGCGTGGCCCTCGGACCGGGAGACGGCGTAGGTGTGCGTGCCCGGCGTGCCCAGCCCCTCGTAGTCGGTGAGCGCGACGGCGTAGCCCTTGAGCATCGCCTGCGCGAGGAAGGCGATCTCCACTTCGGTGCCGGTGCGCAGGTGATAGGACGGCGCGCAGTCGTCGCCGAGACCTTGCGTGCCCATCGCGTACGCGATGACCGGACGCGGGCCGGGGCCCGTCCACGGGATCGGCGGCACCAGGACCATGCCGGACACGGCGTTGGGCGCGCCGGTGGCGGAGGTGGAGCGGTAGAGCACCAGCCAGGTGTGGACCGGGGCCTGGAACACGCGGAACGGCTCCGGGTACCAGTCGACCTGACGCTGGCGGATCAGGTCGCCGGGCTGGCCGGGCAGCGGCGACGGCGGCGTGTAGAAGGGGTCCTGGGCGGGCGCCGGCGGGCGGGCATCGGCCTGGGCGACGGCCGGAACCGCCAGCAGGGCCGTGCACAGGGCGAGCAGCGGCACGAGCACTCGGCGAAGCATCGTTGCCTCCGAGCTGAAGTGGTAATCAGGATTTTCACAAGGTAGGGGCCGCTCGGGTAATCTGGCAATCCCGATTACCAGTTTTTGTCACGCGGGTGAGGAGTCGGTCATCGCCAGACGCGCGTACGCGGGAGTGGCCTCCGAGCAGCGCCGGGCCGAGCGCCGGCAGCGGCTGCTGCAGGCCGCCCTCGGCTTGTTCACCACCGTCGGCTACCGGCAGACCAAGATCGTCCAGATCTGCGCCGAGGCCGGCGTGTCCACCCGCAACTTCTACGAGGAGTTCACCGGCAAGGAGCAGGTGCTGCTCACCCTGCACGACCTGATCAACTCCGCCGCCCTGGACCGGGTCAGCGCCGCCCTGCAGACCTTGGCGTCAGAGGACGTCGTCACCCGGATCTCCGTGCTGCTCGACGCCTTCGTCGCCAGCGTCACCGCCGATCCCCGGCTGCCGCGGCTGAACTACGTCGAGGCCGTCGGCGTCAGCGAGGAGCTGGAGCGGCAGCACCAGGAGTGGGTCACCCGCTGGGCCGACTTCATCGAGGCCGAGGCCCGGCACGCCGCCGCCCACGGCGTCGCCCCCGACCGGGACTACCGGCTCACCGCCATCGGCCTGGTCGGTGCCATCACCGGCCTGCTCCGCGAATGGCAGGCACACCAACCCCCGTGGCCCGTCGCCGACATCGCCGCCGAGATCCGCGCCATCATGCTCGCCGCCATCCTGCGCTGACCTCGGGGGGCCGAAGGGCTTACCACGCCAGCAAATCGCCGATCGACGCCAGACCGGTCGCGGAACGACTCACCACGCCAACAGAACCGCCTGCCGCCGCCAGGCCCAGCGGAGGAGGTCGAAGCTGACGACCGGGGTGGCGAGGTTGATGCCGAGCTCGAGCGGGTGAGCTGGATTCCGGTGTACCGCAAGGGTTCCGGCGGGAACGGCAGCGGCTCGGCATGCACCATGTCCGGACCGGCTGGCCACGCTCCGTGAGCCGGTGGTCCGGATCTACCGGACCGATCTCACCCGTCCCAGGGGCGCCCCACTGGCCGCCGGCGTCACGCGACGACCTAACGAGGCCCGCGCCGTCGAGCTGATTCTGTCCGTTTTCCGAGGAGCGGGCTTCGACGACGCCGACGCCGTCCGCTGCTACCACTCGTTCATCGACCTGGCTCTCGGTCACTCGGCGCTCGACGTGGCGGCCCAGTCGCTGACGCCCGCGGCCCGCCGAGGCCGACCGGAACGCCTGGCGGGAGAACTACCGTCAACTGTCACCGACACCCACTCGAACATCGCAGCCACCGCCCGCCACCTGGCCCGACACATGGGCGGCAGCCCCTTCGGCACCAGCCCGGAACTGTTCCCCCGCGCGCTCGCGCAACCGATTTCCCCGAACATGAGATGAACCAGGACGCCGCGGTGATCGTGTCCTTGGGAAGACGGGAAGGAGTTAGGCTCGGCGATGCTTCACCAGGGCGTAGCACATGCGACACAGGTCACATCCCGCCGGGAAACCATCCGGGCCGCCGCGATGTTGTTGAAATTTGAACATGAAGTCGGTCGTAGCGCGGCCACTGGCAGATCGGAGTCCCCCATGTCGACGAGCGAGGCCGAGGCAACCGTCCGCACCCGGGTGCGCATCCCGCTCCGCTTCGCCGACGGCTTCTCCGTCACCGCGGACGCGGTCACCTTCCACGGGCTGGCGGACGGTCTCGAGCACGTCGCCCTGGTGTTCGGCGACCCGACCACGGGCACGCCCCTGGTCCGCCCGCACTCCGAGTGCCTGACCGGCGACGTGTTCGGCTCCGCCCGCTGCGACTGCGGCCCCCAGCTGCGCGAGGCCGTCGAGCGTATCTCGGTTGCCGGCGGTGTGCTGCTCTACCTGCGCCAGGAGGGTCGCGGCATCGGCCTGTACAACAAGCTCGACGCGTACGCGCTGCAGGACAACGGCCTGGACACCTACGCCGCGAACGCCGCGCTGGGCCTGCCCGAGGACGGCCGCGACTACACCGCCGCCGCGCAGATGCTGGCCGCCCTGGGCGTGCGCAAGATCGACCTGCTCTCGAACAACCCGGACAAGGCCGAGCAGCTGCGCGGGCTCGGCGTCTCGGTACGCCGCCGCGTGCCGACCGGCGTGTTCGCCACCGAGAACAACCTGCGCTACCTGCGGGCCAAGGTGGACCACACCGGACACACCATCACGCTGTCCAGTCTCGTGAGTTGAGTCCCATGAAACTGCCGTATGTCGTGCTGTCGGCGGCCGTGAGCATCGACGGCTACCTCGACGACGCCGGTGTGAAGCGCCTCCTGCTGTCCTGTCCGGAGGACTTCGACCGGGTCGACGCGGTCCGGGCGGACGCCGACGCGGTTCTGGTCGGCGCCAACACGATTCGCCGTGACAATCCGCGGTTGATCGTGCACTCGGAGCAGCGGCGGGCCCAGCGGTCGGCCCGTGGCCTGCCCGCGCACCCGATGAAGGTGGTCGTCACGGGCTCCGGCGACCTCGATCCCGAGCTCGCCGTGTGGGGCTGCGGCGGCGAGAAGCTCGTGTTCACGGTGGACTCCGCCGCCGAGAAGGTGCGGGACCGGCTGGGTTCGCTGGCCGAGGTCGTCAGCACCGGACCGGTGTTCGACTGGCACACCGTGCTGGCGCGGCTGGGCGAACGCGGCGTCGAACGGCTGATGGTCGAGGGCGGCGGCACCGTCCACACCCAGCTGGTGGCGTTGAACCTGGCCGACGAGCTGCACATCGCCGTGGCGCCGCTGGTGGTCGGGCAGGCCGACGCGCCGCGGTTCCTGCGCCCCGCCAACTACCCGGGCGGCCCCACCGCCCGGATGAAACTCCTCGGCTGCACCCAGGTCGGCGACGTCGTGCTGCTGCGATACTCGCCGAAGGACCTGACCTGTTGCCAGTAGGAGGAACACATGCCCCTGTTCGACCTCTCGGAACCGGAGCTGGCCGAGCACAGGGTGACCGCGACCGAGCCGGACGGCCTGGACGCGTGGTGGGCGGACCGGATCGCCGGCGCGCGGGCGTCGGCGGAGCCGGTTTCGCTGGTGCGGCACGAGGAGTTGGCGTACGGGCCGATGCCGGTGTGGGACGTCGAGTTCTCCGGCGACGGCGGTGACCGGATCAAGGGCTGGTACCTGCGGCCGGCCGGCTCGGACGGCCAGCGGTTGCCGATCGTCGTGCGGTACATCGGGTACGGCGGCGGGCGTGGCCTGCCGCTGGACCACACCCTGTGGGCCGCCGCCGGTTATGCCGTGCTCGTGATGGACACTCGCGGGCAGGGCGCCCGGTGGTCGATCGGCGCGACCGGCGACCCGGGGCGGTCGCCGGCCGGCCCGGAGTTTCCCGGCGTGATGAGCCGGGGCATCGCCAGCCCGGAGACGTACTACTACACCAGGCTTTTCGTGGACGCGGTGCGAGCCGTCGACGTCGCGTCCGAACTGGACGGTGTGGATCCGGCGCGGATCGCGGTCAGCGGCGGGAGCCAGGGCGGCGGGCTGGCCATCGCGGCGGCGGCCCTGTCGGGCGACCGGGTTCGGGTGTGTCACGCGGACATCCCGTTCCTGTGCGACTTCCACCGGGCGATCCGGATCTCGCCGAAGTCGCCGTACACCGAGATCAGCGACTTCCTCGCACAGCACGTGGATCTGGTGCCGGCGGCGCTGGAAACCCTGCGGTACGTGGACTGCGCCCTGCTGGCCCGGCGCATCACCGCCACCACCCTGTTCAGCGTGGGGCTGATGGACATGGTGTGCCCGCCGTCCACGGTTTACGCCGCGTACAACGAGATCACGGCGCCCAAGGAGATCACGGTGTCCCCGTTCGGCGTGCATGACGTGCCGCGTGGGCACATCGAGCGGCAGCTACGACACCTCCGCGAGCACCTCGGCTGATTCGCGCCTGGGCAGCAGTGCGGCGGCGCCGACGACAAAAAGCCAGATGTCACCGGGATATCCGGCCAGTCGTTCGGCGCCGCCGACCCCCAGCAGCTCCGGCGCGAAGATCGACATGGCGGTGCCGAGCAACCCGAACACCGCCGCGACGATGCCGAACATGCCGATCCTCGTGTGCCGGGTCGCCAGTGCCAGCAACAGGATCGCGACGCTGCCCAGCGGCAGGTTGACCGTGCCGATCTGGTGCAGCGGGAGGTTCTCGTTCGCCGGCGCCACCCCGACCAGCACCTTGCCCGCTCCGGCGAGAATCCACAGCAGCACACCGACCGTGGCCGTGTTCGTGTCCGGCCACACCGAACGCAGCAGCCCCACGCCCGCGACCGTCAACAGCCCGGCGACGATGAACGACGCGTTCATCACGCCCGCCAGCGGCGAGCAGACGTAGGTCGCCAGGAAAGCGCCGCAGTCCGTGTTGCCCAGGTCGCTGATGTAGTTGTCCCGCCAGCTGTAGGGCGTTCGCCAGTGGGCGGCGACGGCGATCTGCGCGACGAAGTACTGCACCATCGCCACGATCCAGAGGAATCCACCGACCGCTGCGCGCTTCTCGGCACTCGTCATGTCACGGCCCTCCCAGATGGGAGGTTGACCCGGCCCGGTCGGGCCGGCAACCGGCGTCCCCCTATCGAGGGAGGCTCAGGCCTGGCGGACCGTCGCCGCGAACGCCCCGAGCAGCAGGTACACCACGCCGCTGGACCGGTCCAACCGGCGTCGGGCCCTCGCCGTCCTCCGCAGCCGGCCGGCGATCGCGCTCGACAGCAGCGCGTACGTCCCGTCGCTGACGATGCCGAGGAGGATGAAGCCGACACCGAAGAAGACGAGTTGGAACGTCACCGACCCCAGCGCCGGGTCCACGAACTGCGGCAGGAAGGCGGCGAAGAAGATCAGCGTCTTCGGGTTGAGCAGGTTGACGATCACTCCCTGCGTGAAGATCCTCCGCAGCGACGCCCTCGGCGGTTCCGCGGCGTCGTCCTCGTTGCCGCGGGACAGCCACAGCTTCTGCACCCCCAGCCATACCAGGTACGCCACGCCCAGGTACTTCACCACCTGGAACGCCGTCTCGGAGGCTTCGAGCAGCGCCGAGAGCCCGAACGACGTCGCCAGCACGAAGAAGATCGTGCCGGTGTGGACGCCCAGCACCGAGACCAGGCCGGCCGCGCGGCCCTGCGAGACGGAGCGGGTGACGATGTACAGGACCGCCGGGCCGGGGAACACCAGCAGCGCCATGGTGGCGGCGACGAAGAGCAGGATGGTGGACAGGGTCGGCATCACCGCAGGGTAGCTCCGGGGTGGACGGGGCCGAACCGGATTTCTGCCCGAAACCTGCATTCGGTGTGTCCGAGAGCGTGACTCGCCGGGGTGGCTAGGCGTGGCTTGCGGTGGTCACGAGTTCGGGGAGGGCGTCGTGGTCGGGGAGGTCGGTGTCGACGTCGCGGACCACTCGCACGAAGAAGCCGCAGAGGCCGACGACCACGCCCAGCACGCCGGTCGCGAAGAACACCAGGGCCATGCCGCCGCCGGGCCCGCCGGGAACGACGGAACCGAAGACCCGCAGCAGTGTGCCGCCGGGTTGCATGCCGGGTTCGAGGACCTTGTCGGCCAGCGGACCGACGACGGCCAAGGCGAGGGGTAACGCCAGGTTGTCGACGACCTGGCGGGCTCCGAAGACCCGGCCCTGCATGGCGGGGTCGACCTTGACCTGCCAGATGGCGTCGAGGTTCCCTCGCAGGAAGGGCATGCACACCCACGAGCAGAACCAGCTGGCGGCCCACCAGAACATGTCGTCGCCCATGCCGAGCACGATCCGCCCCAGCGAGTAGTAGGCCAGCACGGCCAACAGGACCGACCTAACGGGACGCACGGGCGGGGGCCGTAACAGCATCACGACGCCGCCGACGACTCCGCCGAAGGCGCCGACGGTCTGCACCAGGCCGGCGGCGAGTTCGTCGTTGCCGCTGCGTAAGAGGACCATGGGCGTGAGCACCTGCCAGCCCATCACGGACAGCATGCTGACGACGAAGAACGTCAGCTGCAGCCCGACCAGTCCGGGACGGGCGGCGATGTAGCGGAATCCCACCACGGCGCCGTGCCACCAGCCGGTGGCGCACGCGGCGGTGCGGTCGGGCTGCGGGATGTGGACCAGGAAAACGGCGAAGACCGCGACGGCGCCGGCGAGCACGGCGATCAGCACCACGACGTCGATGCCCAGGCACTGCAGGGCGATGGCGCCGAGGGTGGGGGCGACGACGTTCTGCACCGAGTCGGCAATCGTTCGCATGGCGTTGGCCCGGGACAGGTCCTCCTTGGCCACCATCAGGGAGATGGTCGCCGAGTAGGCCGGCACCTCGAACGCCACCAGCACGCCGATGAGCGTGTTGGCCAGGAACAGCTCCCACGCCTGCACACCGTCCACGGCGAACAGCACGAGCAGGGAGCCCAGTACCACGACGGTCCCGGCGTCGCCGACGGCGATGGTCAGCCGGCGCGGCAGCCGGTCGATCGCCGCGCCGGCGAACGGGCTGCACAGCATCGTGGCCACGAACGCGGCGCCGGTCATCAGCGACAGGTCCCACGCGCTGTGCGTCTGCAGGAACAGCCAGACGCCGAAACCGAAGTTGACCATCCGCGCGGCGCTGACCGACAGGATCTGCCCGGCCCACAGGATCGAGTAGCCCCACAGACCGCCGGGACGGCTCCAACTCACCACAGGAAGCGCCCCATCCCCGCATCATCGGAGACGGCACGCCCGATAGGCAAGATCAAGATCCACATTGTGGGCGACATGGCAGTAAGTCGCCGACGTTCGATCGGCCTACGACCACATCATCAGGAGATCCGCTGGGTGATCAACACCGACGCGGCGACCGACAACAGCGAGATCAGCGTGCCCAGCGCCAGCCACGGCTGGCTGGCGTCGACCTGCTTGGTCTCGTACCCGATCTGCGACGCCAGCGTGCTGTAGACGTTCTGCAGCTGCCCGGCGCTCTCGGCGTCGTAGGCGTCCCCGCCGGACAGCTGCGCGATCTGCTGCATCGCCTGCTGGTCACCGGGCACGTCCTCCTGCTGCCCCTCCACGTCGGCGGTGCCGCCCTTGGTGCCGAAGTAGATGCCGGAGATCGGCATCTGCGCCTGCTTGGCCGCCCTGGCCTGGGTGTACGCGCCGCGCTGGGCGTTCGGGTCGGCGGGGGTGTTCTCCCGGCCGTCGGACAGCAGCACGATGCGCGCGGGCGGCGGCCCGTCCGCGCCGGTGATCAGCTTGCCGAAGGACTGGATCGCCTGCACGGCCGCGGCGATGGCATCACCGGTGGCGGTGCCCTCGGCCGGCTTCAGCGCGTCGATGCCGGCCTTGACCTGCGTACGGTCCGTGGTCGGCGACACCAGCGTCGTCGCGGAGCCGGCGAACTCGATCAGCCCCAGGTTGACGCCGGGCGTCAACTGGTCGGCGAACGACTTCGCGGCCTGCTGAGCGGCGGCCAGCCGGGACGGCGGAATGTCCTTGGAGTTCATCGACAGCGACACGTCCACGACCAGCATCACGGTCGCCCGGTTGCGCGGCACCTTCTGCTCGGCGGTCGGACCCGCCAGAGCGATGCTCAGCAGGATCAGGCCGACCGCGAGCATCGCCGGCGGAATGTGCCGCTGCCAGCCCGGACGCCGCGGGGCGACCCGTTCCAGCAGTTCGAGGTTGGTGAAGCGCTTGGTGTCCCGACGGCGCAACCGCTGCGTGATGAGATAGCCGACCGCCAGGACGGCCACCACGCCGATGAGCAGCAACCAGAGCGGGTCCGCGAACCCGGACAAGCTCATCCAGCTACTCCCCCGGACCACCGCCGCTTGCGGGCCACCACGAACCGGACCATGTCGGCGATCCAGTCGGAGTCGGTGCGCAGCACGAGATGCGCGCAGTTGGCCTGCCGCAGCCCGGCGGCGACCTGCGCGCGGTGCTCGTCCGCGGCGGCGGCGAACTGCCGGCGCAGCAGCGGCGACGCGTGCACCTCGCGCTGGCGGCCGCTCTCCGGGTCCACCAGCGTCACCAGGCCGACCTCGGGCAGGTCGATGTCACGCGGATCGACGATCTCGACGGCGACCAGCTCGTGCCGGGCGGACAGCCCCCGCAGCGGCCGCTGCCACGACAGGTCGCCGAGGAAGTCGGAGATCACGACGGCGAGGCCGCGGCGACGCGGCGGCCGGCGCAACTGCTCCAGCAGCGCCACCAGATCGCCACGCACACCCTCCGGCGCACGCGGCGTCGTAGCGACGCGCCGCACGAGGCCACGGGCGTGGGCCAGGCCGCCACGCGCCGGCAGACGCACCATCTCCTGGCCGGTCGACAGCACGGCGCCGATGCGGTTGCCGCCACCGCCGGTCAGGTGCGTGAACGCGGCGACGGCGGCGACGGCCAGGTCGCGCTTCTCGCACGCGGCGGTGCCGAAGTCGAGGCTCGCGGACAGGTCTACCGCCAGCCACGTCTCCAGCTCGCGGTCGGCGACCGTCTCCCGGATGTGCGCCTGCGTGGTGCGGGCGGTGACGGCCCAGTCCATCCGGCGCACGTCGTCGCCCGGCTGGTACGGCCGCGCCTCGCCCGGCTCCGTGCCGGGTCCGGGCACCAGGCCCAGGTGGTTGCCCTGGAGCAGGCCGTCCAAGCGGCGTCGCACGTCCAGTTCGAGGGTGCGCAGCGCCGACTCCAGCTTCTCCTCACGCAGCACGGGAGGAGCCCAGCGGGGGCGTGGTTCGGTCACAGGCCCACCTCGCTGACGCTCGGCGGGTCTGCGACCCAGGTCCCTGCGTTGAATGGTGACCTCGCAAGCTCGGTCACGGCCTACCGAC includes these proteins:
- a CDS encoding VWA domain-containing protein translates to MSLSGFADPLWLLLIGVVAVLAVGYLITQRLRRRDTKRFTNLELLERVAPRRPGWQRHIPPAMLAVGLILLSIALAGPTAEQKVPRNRATVMLVVDVSLSMNSKDIPPSRLAAAQQAAKSFADQLTPGVNLGLIEFAGSATTLVSPTTDRTQVKAGIDALKPAEGTATGDAIAAAVQAIQSFGKLITGADGPPPARIVLLSDGRENTPADPNAQRGAYTQARAAKQAQMPISGIYFGTKGGTADVEGQQEDVPGDQQAMQQIAQLSGGDAYDAESAGQLQNVYSTLASQIGYETKQVDASQPWLALGTLISLLSVAASVLITQRIS
- a CDS encoding DUF58 domain-containing protein, whose amino-acid sequence is MTEPRPRWAPPVLREEKLESALRTLELDVRRRLDGLLQGNHLGLVPGPGTEPGEARPYQPGDDVRRMDWAVTARTTQAHIRETVADRELETWLAVDLSASLDFGTAACEKRDLAVAAVAAFTHLTGGGGNRIGAVLSTGQEMVRLPARGGLAHARGLVRRVATTPRAPEGVRGDLVALLEQLRRPPRRRGLAVVISDFLGDLSWQRPLRGLSARHELVAVEIVDPRDIDLPEVGLVTLVDPESGRQREVHASPLLRRQFAAAADEHRAQVAAGLRQANCAHLVLRTDSDWIADMVRFVVARKRRWSGGVAG